The genomic stretch GTGTGAAGCTAGAGATGCACAACGGTGTCATCCTTGGAAAGATCCAGCCCCCGAGGCCCAAGATGGCCCCTGAAGGCAACACATATGAAAGCATCTTCCCACACTTCCGGGAGTACGAGATTGCGATCCGAAAGGTGCCAGAACACTATAAGGTATGGGATTCCTCAAGGCCACAGGACCTGGGCTACCCCAGCTTCCCTGCCACCTGAGCTGGAAGCACCTTTTGTGCACTGTTGGGGAGCTTGCTGAGAGTATAGGGAGGTCATAGAGGCGGGGAAGGGAGTTTAGATCATCTCCGCCCTGAAACCGGTGCTCCtgcctgggggcagggaagaCACTGCCTACTAGGTGTCAGGTGCCACAGGAGACACTTTGTAACTATTGTTTCCTATCACTATTGATGGTGGatactttattccattttatagatgggaaatgAGGCTCCAAGGAACTATGTAATTGTCCAAGGACACCCCCTTAAATGGGAGATCTGGAATCTGCAAAAcccatccttttttctttccaccaTGGTGAATTCCAGCCCCTTCTGGGGTGGTTCTCAGCATCTATAAAATACTTCTACTCTTTTAATACAGAACAAATCATGGTAATCACAGAGATCTTAGGCTGTGCTGATAACACAGGGTTTGTTATCTTGGGTAAAGAACACTGATCATTGGCCTGGATCATTTCTATAGGCCCTTCCAGCTCCCAGTTTTCATATGTCATGAAACAAGggtattttgtttattgctgtcattgttttcatttcagttcacAAACAAGAAGGTAAAACAGGAAAACTTCAGCTTCCCAGCCCCTGGAGAGTTGGGAGAGTTCTGTGTCAAGGTGAAACCGTCTGTGGGCTCCCGAACGAATAAGGGGATATGGTCTGAGGAGGAGTGCATCGTGCTCTCCCAGCACTGTGAGTCTGTCAGGCTGCTGTCCcgacagggagggaggcaggaagggcctCACACAATCCGAAAAGTGCCGATGCCAGGCTGGGTGCTAGGCACTCACCCACATAGCTCTCCATCCTCACCCAGCCCTGGGAGAGAGCGCCCGCTGTCCCTATTTTAGAGATAAGGGAAGTGAGGCTCAGTGCATATAAGCTACTTCCTAGAGCACGGTGGCAGAGCCACGTCTCCTGATTCTGTGGGTGCTTCAATCTGAGCACAGCGGTGCTTACCAGGAACCCCCCAGTCAGCTGTGGCAGTTCCTGTTTGTTACGGTCCTCTGCTGTCCTCTCTTAGAAATGGCGGCATGAAGGGCATTCTCCTTACCTCCCTCCCCCTCAGAGGAAGCAGAACTTAGCTGACTCCTCACCACAGCTGCTAAAGTCAACAAATACTGTGCCAGGCTCTCAGCCAAGCACTGGGAAGGGGCGGGGACAGGGGATTTAGGATGTGAAGGCCATGGTCCTGCCCTGAGGATCATACTGTCTGGCTGAGGGCACAGGATGTGCCCAGAGGAAGCTGTTACTAGCAACTCGGGACGACATATGTCAAATGCCCAATGAATCATGCCAATAGTCAGCATATCTGGGGTGCCCAGTCCAGTGGGAACGGTGTCCAGCAAAGACCAAAGTTGAGTCCTTACATTTCTACAGTATACTTCAGTTCATGGACACTAACAAGCTCACTGTCATTTAAGCCTCCCTCTCACTTAAGCAGAGTAAGGCACCATCTGTGTGCCCGGCAGCCTTAAGAGCTTTTTGTACGTTCACTCTCTGATATAAGAACTAGCTTTGTATAgaggtctgggttcaaatccccacACTACCACTTATGAGGTgtatgtccttgggcaagttacttaacctgtctggACCTCAGGATCCTAATCtataaaaatagagatgataatagtATTTCCCTCCTAAGATTGTTAGAAGGATCAGATAACATAAGTAAAGGACTTGATAAATGGCAAGTGCTGTGTGCATCACAATCGTATCATGTGGTAAGTGCCATTATTCTTAaacttttatagatgaggagactgaggatcagagaggctgagtaatcTAGTCACAGCCtcaaagctagtaagtggtatggctgggatttgaacccaggtctggctGCCAAAGCCTCTGCCCTTACCTGCTGTACCATCCTGACTCACTGCTCCATGTGCTGTGGTGTGAGTGCAGAGAGCTAGCAGCTCTGGCCTTTGTCAAGCCAGGAGGCACCTTTGTCAAGCACGGTGGCAAAGCCCAGTGCCGAGAATGTTGCCTTCTAGTGGCCCAGGAAATCCTGCAGGGCCAAGGTTGGGAGGCCAGGCACGGATTCCGAAGAACACGTCTAGAGTTATGGTCTAGAGGTAGCCTGGGGCTATGGGAGTCCCCAGGGCCACTCACTGAGTGGCTCTAGGAGTGGCCGTGGGATCCCCAGGGACTGCCCCTCCGTGCCCCGTGATGTCCATCTATAAATGCATCTCTCTGGGCTTACAGACTTCACCATGACCAACCTCAGCATCTTCTTCACCTTTGTCCTGCTGCTCTGTGGACCCCTGGCCTACCTCCTGACCCTCCAGCTGTACATGCGGCAACGGGGGAAGCTGCCTACTGTTCTGGTGAGTTTCACAGGGAGGCCACCACCCCATGCTTCCCAGCCACACCAGGACTCCAGGAGACAGGTGCTCCCTCACAGACATTCCCTTCCCTCAGCCCTGACATTATCAGGAGGCACCTTCGTTAAGCACGGTGGCAAAGCCCAGTGCCGAGAATGTGGCCTTCTAGTGGCCCAGATAAGATATGTACTGAGTAGTCCCAAACCCCGCCCACAAATCATTTTGTTACTATTTACTAATAATTGGCCATGGACCAGCCCCTGTGCGTTAGTACCTCTGAGGCAGGTacaattattatcctcattttacaagtgaggaaactgaagcttagagagattgTTACAGGcgcagggtcacacagccaggaagaagAGTCGGGAGGGAGCCCAGTCTTTCCCACCCCTAATGCTGGTGGTGAACGCTCTGGAAGAGGGAGAACGAAGGGCTGGAAGTGCCAGCCCGTAGGCTGCCCTCAGAGTGGGAGCGCAGAGGAGAGAGGTGAGGTTAGAGAGGAGGGTTCGTGGAGGAAACCAGGCTCTCTGACCCCTCCCCAAGTGTCTCCTCTTACTGCACAATGCTGACAAAGGCTGCACTCATGGTAAGCTAGCCTCCGAAGCTCAACTTGCAGCATTGAGCAGCATTTCCAGACCTCAGCCTGTGTCTGGCCTGGGATTCAGGCTGCTCCAAAGGTTGCCTGCCACATCCCCCTCAACTGGCTAACAGATGGAAGTGGACCCTCCAGAGGGATCCCAGGGtctctggagaaaaacaaagagagagacaaagaccctctgaaattattttgagtGAGAACTCTAGGAGGtcgggaggcagggagagaagaggggtggGACTACCTGGTGCAACTAGAATCTTTGTCCAGGCAAAATGAACTGTGTTCCTAGCTGCAGGGCCCTGGGCAGAGACATATGACAAGGAGACTGGGGATAGGCAGCCCCTGCAGCCTTAGGGGCTTATAAAGTGCTTCCTCATGTCTAGCTGAAGTGTGGAGCTCATTGTTCTTTCTCTGTGCTGTGTGGAGATTCAGGCCCACAAACGTGTACATTGCCTGTTTGACAAATACTTTGAGCATATTCTACGTGCAAGGCCTGGAGCTGGAATGTGTGGCATAGAGATGAATGCACCGTGGGACCTGCTGTCAGGATGGATAACTAGAGAgcggaggggtgggggaaggtggtcCTGGTACACTAGATGGGAGACCCTTAGTCAGCAATCAGGAAAAGCATGTAGGCAAAGAGTAAAGGTGCTGGCAATCGAGCTACAGTTGCTGAGCACCTACGACATGCTGACCAGTGTGGCCCTGGCTCCCAAGGGGCTTGATTACAGCCTGGTGGGCAGCCAGAATATAAATCATTTCCTTTAATGCTAATCAGTAAAATAGACATACATGCAACGATGCCAAAGGAGATGACAGGCAACCTCTGGTTCCTTGTTTCTTCTGTTCGTTTGGATGAAAATTGAGTTGTCCTTGAGAGTTTTTTCCTCCTCAAGACAAATACAGCCCAATTCCTTCATCTAATGATCATGGTCATTATTAACTTTATGAATAACTTATAGTGCACAGAGCACTTTCACATTCCTTAGCTTCTTCTCATCCATTAGCTGCTTTGATCTGATCTTTCAACAATATATTAAGGTAAATATTAGTGGACAAGTGTGGATTTCAAATCAGCTCAGTTGCATGCAAATTCCAGGTTTGTTCTttactgctgtgtgactttgggcaaatcacttaacttctttgagaTTTACTTTTCCTCCTCTaagaaatagagataataatacttCCTTAGAGAATTATTGGAGCGTAAAATTcaattcaccaaatatttattgagtgctttccatgtaccagacactgttatAAGCAGTTTACATGCATGGACCACAACAGGAAGAGGGAGGTGCtgtcattgtttccattttacaggtgaggaactaaaacacagaaaagataaatagtTTGGCCAAAGTGACACAGCTgttaagaggcagagctgggatttgaacccatgatGTCTGACTCTAGAATACATATCCTTAATTGCCAAACCATGTACTATTAATAGGAATTCAATCAATAAGAGTTGCATTAGAGTCGTCATATACAAAAGGAATGAGGACAAGTATGCCACGGTGAGTCAGTAAGTCAGTCAACAAACCCTATCAACGCCTACTATGTAGCTCAGTTTTAGCTTTGGGAACAGAATGGCGAACAAAACTAGATAGCAACTGCCCTCAaggaatatatattcttttgtgggCTGGGGAATGATTGGTGTGTATATGTTCCTGttggggggcaggatgaaaacaaattaaaaaataattccacgAACTAAGTGCTAGGAAGAAATAAACTAAGTTAATATGGAGACAGTCTGGAGCACTGCTTtggctaccctgtttccccaaaaataagacctagccggaccatcagctctaatgcgtcttttggagcaaaaattaatataagacctggtatattatattatattatattatattatattatattatattatattatattatattatatgatatgatattatacctggtcttatagtaaaataagaccgggtcttacattaatatttgctccaaaagacgcattagagttgattgtccagctcggtcttattttgcGGGCAACACAGTAGGGTGATCAGGAAGGCATCTGAGCTGAGAGCTGAATGAGGAGGAGGACACAGCCATACAAGGCACTGACAGAAGAGTATTCCAACCAGAAAAAATAacgtgtgcaaaggccctgagacagtaCTGTACTGATGTGTTCCAGGGCAGAAAGAACACTAGTGTGGCTGGGACAGAAAGGCCCGCATTCGGTGATTTCCTGGGGTGCTCAGCTGTTGATGCCCTCCTCAGGGGCTAGTTCTGTGTTCGTCCCACTGCCCCACACTACAGCCATCCTGTGTTTGTGCAAGTTACAACTCAAGGAATAGAGAAATTAATCTGGTGTCTCATATCCagcattttaacaaatgaaatcgATGGGCTGGGATAGGGTCGGATGGGATAGGGTAGGATAGATCACATTACACAGGTCGTGGtaagtattattttgttataCTGGTTTCAGTTATTTATATATGAGTTATATATTTGTGGGCCAATTATATACAGGTTATTATGCAATGCATTTCTTATTTCGGGTCTTAGTCAAAAGAGTTTGAAACATACTTCTAGATCTAGATGGGTCCAGTCTGCTCTCAAGTTTGAAAAGCACAGCCACTGAGAACGTTTACCACTATCTGCAGCCTCCCATTCTGCCTGTCATTCCATCTGAACTCTGCAAATACAGGCTTCTTAGGAATCTACCCTGAGCCAAACTGAGAATTGCATTAGGTGGGAAagctgaaatgaaacaaaaagaacaagtaGCTGTGTACTCCAGGCTCTGTACCCCAGGCCCCTTCTTTGGAACAGTACCTCCTTGAGCTCCCCTCCTGGACCCATGGCCTCCCCTGGCAATACTGGGGTGGGTTTCTACAGGTCACCCTCAGCCTCACCCACTCTGCCCTTTCCTCTCCAGGTCTTCAAGAAGCCTAGTCCCTTCAGCCTCATCAACCAGCTTCCCAGCTCAGAGACCCAAGACACCATCCATCCCCTTGATGaagaggccttctccaaggtgTCCCCAGAGCTGAGGAACTCAGAACTGCATGGCAGCACGGACAGTGGCTTTGGCAGTGCCAAGCCATCCCTGCAGACTGAAGAGCCCCAgttcctcctccctgtcccccacccccaggctggggGGACTCTGGGAAAGGGGGCACCCTTGGAGCTGGAGAGCAGCTGCAATAGTGGCAGCAGCAACAGCACAGACAGTGGGATCTGTTTGCAGGAGCCGAGCCTGAGTCTCGGTACAGGGCCCAACTGGGAGCAGCAGGTGGGGAGCAATAGCCAGGGCCAGGATGACAGTGGCATTGGCCTAGTCCAAAACTCTGAGATGCAGCCTGGGGATGTACAGGGTGGCTCAGCCTTGGGCCATGTCAGTCCCCTAGAACCTGAAGTGACTGAGGAGGAAGACCCAGCCATGGCAGCCTTCCAGGGCTATCTGAAACAGACTAGAGACACAGAGGAGGAGGCTGCCAAGGCAGGTTGCCTGGAAGAAGAGTCCTCCTCAACAGATGGCCTTGGCCCCCAGTTCAGGACATGCCTGGATGCTGAGGAGGGCAGGCCTCCACCAGCCCTGGCCAAGGGCTATTTGAAACAGGATCCCCCAGAAATGACTCTCGACCCCTCAGGGGCCCCAGCTGGACAGTGGAACCAACTAACTGAAGAATGGTCACTCCTGAGCTTGACCAGCGGTGGTGACCTAGGAATATCTGACTGGAGCTTTGCCCATGATCTTGGCCCTCTGGACTGTGTGGCAGCGCCAGGCAGTCTGCTAGGCAGCTTTGACTCAGACCTGGTCACCCTGCCACTGATCTCCAGT from Rhinolophus ferrumequinum isolate MPI-CBG mRhiFer1 chromosome 11, mRhiFer1_v1.p, whole genome shotgun sequence encodes the following:
- the IL10RA gene encoding interleukin-10 receptor subunit alpha isoform X1, with product MLPRLVVLLAALLGLRLRSCAHGTELPRPPSVWFEAEFFHHVLHWTPIPNQSESTYYEVELLVYGVEPWKSIPSCSQTLMLSCDLTMVTLDLYHNDGYRAKVRAVDGNQHSNWTSTSTRFSKDEVNLTVGSVKLEMHNGVILGKIQPPRPKMAPEGNTYESIFPHFREYEIAIRKVPEHYKFTNKKVKQENFSFPAPGELGEFCVKVKPSVGSRTNKGIWSEEECIVLSQHYFTMTNLSIFFTFVLLLCGPLAYLLTLQLYMRQRGKLPTVLVFKKPSPFSLINQLPSSETQDTIHPLDEEAFSKVSPELRNSELHGSTDSGFGSAKPSLQTEEPQFLLPVPHPQAGGTLGKGAPLELESSCNSGSSNSTDSGICLQEPSLSLGTGPNWEQQVGSNSQGQDDSGIGLVQNSEMQPGDVQGGSALGHVSPLEPEVTEEEDPAMAAFQGYLKQTRDTEEEAAKAGCLEEESSSTDGLGPQFRTCLDAEEGRPPPALAKGYLKQDPPEMTLDPSGAPAGQWNQLTEEWSLLSLTSGGDLGISDWSFAHDLGPLDCVAAPGSLLGSFDSDLVTLPLISSLHSNE
- the IL10RA gene encoding interleukin-10 receptor subunit alpha isoform X2, giving the protein MLPRLVVLLAALLGLRLRSCAHELPRPPSVWFEAEFFHHVLHWTPIPNQSESTYYEVELLVYGVEPWKSIPSCSQTLMLSCDLTMVTLDLYHNDGYRAKVRAVDGNQHSNWTSTSTRFSKDEVNLTVGSVKLEMHNGVILGKIQPPRPKMAPEGNTYESIFPHFREYEIAIRKVPEHYKFTNKKVKQENFSFPAPGELGEFCVKVKPSVGSRTNKGIWSEEECIVLSQHYFTMTNLSIFFTFVLLLCGPLAYLLTLQLYMRQRGKLPTVLVFKKPSPFSLINQLPSSETQDTIHPLDEEAFSKVSPELRNSELHGSTDSGFGSAKPSLQTEEPQFLLPVPHPQAGGTLGKGAPLELESSCNSGSSNSTDSGICLQEPSLSLGTGPNWEQQVGSNSQGQDDSGIGLVQNSEMQPGDVQGGSALGHVSPLEPEVTEEEDPAMAAFQGYLKQTRDTEEEAAKAGCLEEESSSTDGLGPQFRTCLDAEEGRPPPALAKGYLKQDPPEMTLDPSGAPAGQWNQLTEEWSLLSLTSGGDLGISDWSFAHDLGPLDCVAAPGSLLGSFDSDLVTLPLISSLHSNE